One region of Mucilaginibacter sp. 14171R-50 genomic DNA includes:
- a CDS encoding TetR/AcrR family transcriptional regulator has translation MSNGQIERIIQGGEDLFLQAGIKSVTMDDIARHLGMSKKTIYHFFNDKNDLVMALVKKKLIDDECQINSIIESSANVIEEMINMMKCSEDIFSRINPIVIHDLQKYHPEAWALFQNFKAEVLVKTLEELLTKGIQQGFIRPDIDVRILAKMRVNQVEMGFNASIFPVSQFSTWRVQYQLLEHFNYGICTIKGHELLDKYKNVHAQQLN, from the coding sequence ATGTCAAACGGTCAAATAGAGAGAATTATCCAGGGCGGTGAAGACCTGTTTTTACAGGCAGGTATAAAAAGCGTAACTATGGACGATATAGCCAGGCACCTGGGTATGTCAAAGAAAACCATCTATCATTTTTTTAATGATAAGAACGACCTGGTTATGGCGCTGGTGAAGAAAAAGTTGATTGACGACGAATGTCAGATAAATAGTATCATAGAAAGCTCGGCCAACGTAATTGAAGAGATGATCAACATGATGAAATGCTCGGAAGACATCTTTTCGCGCATAAACCCGATCGTAATACACGATTTGCAGAAGTATCACCCGGAAGCATGGGCGCTGTTTCAAAACTTTAAAGCAGAGGTACTGGTGAAAACGTTGGAAGAGCTATTGACCAAAGGTATACAGCAAGGCTTTATAAGGCCTGATATCGACGTAAGGATATTGGCGAAAATGCGCGTTAACCAGGTAGAAATGGGTTTTAACGCATCAATATTCCCGGTGTCGCAATTTAGTACCTGGCGGGTGCAATATCAATTGCTGGAGCATTTTAACTATGGCATTTGTACCATTAAAGGGCACGAACTATTAGATAAATATAAAAATGTACATGCGCAGCAATTAAATTAA
- a CDS encoding NifU family protein, with amino-acid sequence MNISVYTEATPNPATTKFIVNKLLINGSVDYPTRESAENSPFAKELYKFSFVNGVFFASNFVTVTKTEGSEWEDILPILKEFVKGAVESELKVQIVEQETDVTFEGTDTEIKIQQILNDYVRPAVEQDGGAIAYRSFDAGVVTVELRGSCSGCPSSTITLKSGIENLLKRMVPEVTEVVSEAM; translated from the coding sequence ATGAATATCAGCGTATATACCGAAGCAACACCTAACCCTGCAACTACCAAGTTTATTGTAAACAAGTTGCTTATAAACGGCAGCGTGGATTATCCTACCAGGGAGAGCGCCGAAAATTCGCCCTTTGCAAAGGAGTTATACAAGTTTTCGTTTGTTAATGGTGTATTTTTTGCCAGCAACTTTGTAACCGTTACCAAAACCGAAGGCAGCGAATGGGAAGATATTTTGCCTATACTAAAAGAATTTGTTAAAGGGGCCGTTGAAAGCGAACTGAAGGTGCAGATAGTTGAACAGGAAACAGACGTTACGTTTGAAGGAACTGACACCGAGATCAAGATTCAGCAGATACTAAATGATTACGTACGCCCGGCCGTTGAGCAGGACGGCGGTGCTATCGCCTACCGTTCGTTTGATGCAGGGGTGGTTACCGTTGAGCTTCGCGGCTCGTGCAGCGGCTGTCCGTCATCTACCATTACCTTGAAATCGGGTATCGAAAATTTACTTAAACGTATGGTGCCCGAAGTTACCGAAGTGGTTTCTGAAGCAATGTAA
- the purB gene encoding adenylosuccinate lyase, whose protein sequence is MELNSLSAISPIDGRYRNTTSALAAYFSEYALIKYRVFIEVEYFIALCDHPLPQLRDFDKNATEKLRDIYKKFSEADAADIKNIEKTTNHDVKAVEYFLKKQFDALGLQDYKEFIHFGLTSQDINNTAIPYSFKLAINDVYLPEINGLVDLLKNFAREWDAVPMLAHTHGQPASPTRLGKEISVFVERLENQLTLLKAVPYSAKFGGATGNFNAHHVAYPEIDWKAFGNHFINDILGLHRSQFTTQIEHYDNFAAQCDALKRINNILIDLDRDMWTYISMNFFKQKIKAGEIGSSAMPHKVNPIDFENSEGNLGIANALFEHLAAKLPISRLQRDLTDSTVLRNIGVPVAHTLIAIRSTVKGLNKLLLNEAAINASLEANWAVVAEAIQTILRREAYPNPYEALKELTRTNTQVNAQTIAEFVDGLEVSDVVKNEIKAITPQNYTGI, encoded by the coding sequence ATGGAGTTAAATTCTCTTTCCGCAATATCCCCTATCGACGGCAGGTACCGTAATACCACTTCAGCACTGGCTGCCTACTTCTCAGAATACGCCCTGATCAAATACAGGGTGTTTATTGAGGTGGAATATTTTATTGCCCTTTGCGATCATCCGCTACCCCAGTTACGTGATTTTGATAAAAATGCAACAGAAAAGTTACGGGATATCTATAAAAAATTTTCGGAGGCGGATGCTGCCGATATCAAAAACATCGAAAAAACCACTAATCATGATGTTAAGGCGGTGGAGTATTTTCTGAAAAAACAGTTTGATGCCCTCGGCCTCCAGGACTATAAAGAGTTTATCCACTTTGGCTTAACCTCTCAGGATATTAATAATACAGCTATACCCTATTCATTTAAACTGGCCATCAATGATGTTTACCTGCCGGAAATTAACGGATTGGTTGATCTGCTAAAGAATTTTGCCAGGGAATGGGACGCGGTGCCTATGCTGGCCCATACCCACGGACAACCAGCTTCGCCGACACGTTTAGGTAAAGAGATCAGCGTGTTTGTAGAACGCCTGGAAAACCAGCTAACTTTACTGAAAGCCGTGCCTTACTCGGCTAAGTTTGGCGGTGCCACAGGTAACTTTAATGCCCATCACGTTGCATACCCTGAAATTGACTGGAAGGCATTTGGCAATCATTTTATAAACGACATTTTGGGCCTGCACCGTTCGCAGTTTACTACCCAGATAGAGCATTATGATAACTTTGCCGCCCAGTGCGATGCGTTGAAACGCATCAACAATATCCTGATAGATCTTGACCGCGATATGTGGACCTACATATCCATGAACTTTTTTAAACAAAAGATAAAAGCCGGTGAAATAGGCTCGTCGGCTATGCCGCACAAGGTAAACCCCATTGACTTTGAGAACAGCGAGGGTAACCTGGGTATTGCCAATGCCTTGTTTGAACATTTGGCTGCTAAGCTTCCCATCTCCCGTTTACAGCGAGATTTGACCGACTCTACCGTGTTACGCAATATTGGCGTACCGGTGGCCCATACGCTTATCGCCATAAGATCAACAGTTAAGGGCTTAAATAAATTATTGCTGAATGAAGCTGCCATAAACGCCAGCCTGGAAGCAAACTGGGCGGTTGTTGCTGAGGCCATACAAACCATCCTTCGCCGAGAAGCATATCCAAACCCCTACGAAGCGTTAAAAGAGCTTACCCGAACCAATACGCAGGTTAATGCCCAAACAATCGCAGAGTTTGTTGACGGTTTAGAGGTAAGTGACGTGGTTAAAAATGAGATAAAGGCCATAACGCCGCAAAATTATACGGGGATATGA